A genomic stretch from Sandaracinaceae bacterium includes:
- a CDS encoding thrombospondin type 3 repeat-containing protein has product MLHRSSSAALLTALSLSLLLVACDDGPAPVDGMVPTDGGVTDGEVPPPDGGEDGGMPPSDLFTPPVITTCPGDSLPPPSSGRCEVTAGDANILLTGDVLTPGEVFRGGQVLVGTDGNIACVGCDCSGEAGASGATQVVCPDSVISPGLINGHDHITFNNTVPYPAEGLLTDERYEHRHDWRTNRASPPHTSVSAGGGRATTEEMLWNELRQLMSGTTSVFGSGGPDGLLRNLDNDGRNGLGVEAEYETFPLGDSGETQFTDSCGYSYCGSCTTSGVMGQHAFVPHVAEGINEEARNEFRCMREGDRDFVMPVSAFIHGVGLLASDIAEMALEEVELVWSPRTNITLYGDTARVTEYAYAGVPIGLGTDWVRSGSMNMLRELVCVDTFNANHLAGFFPDEQMWLMATRNTATAFRMDSLIGVLAVGARADIAIYDASSARDHRAVLTADPDDVVMVMRGGEVLFGDSDVVDATRTGCDSVGDVCGTAKSVCLQELSTSFGDLMSEANRREMQYPLFFCGEPEGEPSCLPARTRMTSPDAMVDGSNYYTGMSSADDMDGDGIMNASDNCPMVFNPIRPLDDGAQADADGDGIGDACDDDPVDASDIDGDGVDNDADNCPTAPNADQADRDMDGIGDVCDGCPDIAITAGDETVYALRCGATEGTVTLSDLVVTALVTDGMNPGFFAQQLEGSTDYAGVDRSGLFVSTGAAPTVSRGDVVEVAGALGDYFGLAQIVSTSVTVTASDMEPAPLVVGAAEIATDGPRSELLEAVLVRVESVTVTNPDLGFDQFEVNGTLRVDQDLFLIDPPPAAGEMFGFVQGPLTYSFLDNRVLLRDALDVGFDALRLSPATVVTPPGSTVTLTVVLPMDAPVGGAAVTITPAPVTILTGPPTIVVPAGMRSASATYTASALEDTGTVTASYMGDMVVASVTIATPPALFFSEYVEGNSNNKALEIANLGGSPADLSVCEIRRYTNGSTSPSSVTLMGTVAAGDVFVICNGSIAMPGACDMTSGTINHNGNDAYELACAGMVVDSIGRVGEDPGVAWMGGGITTMDHRLTRDCSITTGDPNSMDAWDPSTEWNGTAWDVTTGFDGLGNRDECP; this is encoded by the coding sequence ATGCTTCATCGATCTTCTTCCGCTGCGCTGCTGACCGCGCTCTCCCTCTCTCTTCTTCTCGTCGCCTGTGACGACGGCCCCGCGCCCGTCGACGGCATGGTTCCCACCGACGGTGGCGTGACCGACGGCGAGGTCCCCCCGCCCGACGGCGGCGAGGACGGGGGCATGCCGCCCTCGGATCTGTTCACGCCCCCGGTCATCACGACCTGCCCGGGCGACAGCCTGCCCCCGCCCAGCTCCGGGCGCTGCGAGGTCACGGCCGGCGACGCGAACATTCTGCTCACCGGTGACGTGCTCACCCCCGGCGAGGTCTTCCGCGGCGGCCAGGTGCTCGTCGGCACCGACGGAAACATCGCCTGCGTCGGCTGCGACTGCAGCGGCGAGGCGGGCGCGAGCGGCGCGACCCAGGTGGTCTGCCCCGACAGCGTGATCAGCCCCGGGCTCATCAACGGCCACGACCACATCACCTTCAACAACACGGTGCCCTACCCCGCCGAGGGGCTGCTCACCGACGAGCGCTATGAGCACCGCCACGACTGGCGCACCAACCGCGCGAGCCCCCCGCACACCAGCGTGTCGGCGGGCGGCGGCCGCGCGACCACCGAGGAGATGCTCTGGAACGAGCTGCGCCAGCTCATGAGCGGCACCACGAGTGTCTTCGGCAGCGGCGGCCCGGACGGCCTGCTGCGCAACCTCGACAACGATGGCCGCAACGGGCTCGGCGTCGAGGCGGAGTACGAGACCTTCCCGCTCGGCGACTCGGGTGAGACGCAGTTCACCGACAGCTGCGGCTACTCCTACTGCGGCAGCTGCACCACCAGCGGCGTGATGGGCCAGCACGCCTTCGTGCCCCACGTGGCCGAGGGCATCAACGAGGAGGCCCGCAACGAGTTCCGCTGCATGCGCGAAGGCGACCGCGACTTCGTCATGCCGGTCAGCGCGTTCATCCACGGCGTGGGCCTGCTCGCCTCGGACATCGCCGAGATGGCCCTCGAAGAGGTCGAGCTGGTCTGGTCGCCCCGCACCAACATCACGCTCTACGGCGACACCGCGCGCGTGACCGAGTACGCCTACGCCGGCGTGCCGATCGGCCTCGGCACCGACTGGGTGCGCTCGGGCTCGATGAACATGCTGCGCGAGCTGGTCTGCGTGGACACGTTCAACGCGAACCACCTCGCGGGCTTCTTCCCCGACGAGCAGATGTGGCTCATGGCCACCCGGAACACGGCGACCGCCTTCCGCATGGACAGCCTCATCGGCGTGCTCGCGGTCGGCGCCCGGGCCGACATCGCGATCTACGACGCCTCGAGCGCGCGCGACCATCGGGCCGTGCTGACCGCGGATCCCGACGACGTCGTCATGGTCATGCGCGGCGGCGAGGTCCTCTTCGGCGACAGCGACGTGGTCGACGCGACGCGGACCGGCTGCGACTCGGTCGGTGACGTCTGCGGCACCGCCAAGAGCGTGTGTCTGCAGGAGCTGTCGACCTCCTTCGGCGACCTCATGAGCGAGGCGAACCGCCGTGAGATGCAGTACCCGCTCTTCTTCTGCGGCGAGCCCGAGGGCGAGCCGAGCTGCCTGCCGGCCCGCACCCGGATGACTTCGCCCGACGCGATGGTCGACGGCAGCAACTACTACACGGGCATGAGCTCGGCCGACGACATGGACGGCGACGGGATCATGAACGCGTCGGACAACTGCCCGATGGTCTTCAACCCGATCCGCCCGCTCGACGACGGCGCGCAGGCGGACGCGGACGGCGACGGAATCGGCGACGCCTGTGACGACGACCCGGTCGACGCGAGCGACATCGACGGCGACGGCGTCGACAACGACGCCGACAACTGCCCGACCGCCCCGAACGCCGACCAGGCGGACCGGGACATGGACGGCATCGGCGACGTCTGCGACGGCTGCCCCGACATCGCCATCACGGCGGGCGACGAGACGGTCTACGCGCTGCGCTGCGGCGCGACCGAGGGCACGGTGACCCTGAGCGACCTCGTGGTCACCGCGCTCGTCACAGACGGGATGAATCCCGGCTTCTTCGCCCAGCAGCTCGAGGGCTCCACCGACTACGCGGGCGTCGACCGCAGCGGGCTCTTCGTGTCCACCGGGGCGGCCCCGACGGTCAGTCGGGGCGACGTGGTCGAGGTGGCGGGAGCGCTGGGTGACTACTTCGGGTTGGCGCAGATCGTCAGCACGTCCGTGACGGTGACCGCGAGCGACATGGAGCCGGCGCCGCTCGTGGTCGGCGCGGCGGAGATCGCCACGGACGGCCCGCGCTCGGAGCTGCTCGAGGCAGTGCTGGTGCGCGTCGAGAGCGTGACGGTAACCAACCCGGACCTCGGCTTCGACCAGTTCGAGGTCAACGGCACCCTGCGCGTCGACCAGGACCTCTTCCTGATCGACCCACCGCCCGCGGCCGGAGAGATGTTCGGCTTCGTGCAGGGCCCGTTGACGTATTCCTTCCTCGATAACCGAGTTCTCCTGCGTGACGCGCTCGACGTGGGCTTCGACGCCCTTCGCCTCTCGCCCGCCACCGTGGTCACCCCCCCGGGCAGCACGGTCACCCTGACGGTGGTGCTCCCGATGGACGCGCCCGTCGGTGGCGCCGCGGTGACCATCACCCCGGCCCCCGTCACCATCCTCACCGGCCCGCCGACCATCGTCGTGCCGGCGGGCATGCGCAGCGCGAGCGCGACCTACACCGCGAGCGCGCTCGAAGACACGGGCACGGTGACCGCGTCGTACATGGGTGACATGGTCGTCGCGAGCGTGACGATCGCGACGCCGCCCGCGCTCTTCTTCAGCGAGTACGTCGAGGGCAACTCGAACAACAAGGCGCTGGAGATCGCGAACCTCGGCGGAAGCCCGGCGGACCTCTCGGTCTGCGAGATCCGCCGCTACACCAACGGCTCCACCTCGCCCAGCAGCGTCACGCTGATGGGCACCGTGGCCGCGGGCGACGTCTTCGTGATCTGCAACGGCAGCATCGCGATGCCGGGCGCGTGCGACATGACGAGCGGCACCATCAACCACAACGGCAACGACGCGTACGAGCTGGCCTGCGCCGGCATGGTGGTCGACAGCATCGGTCGCGTGGGCGAGGACCCGGGCGTGGCCTGGATGGGCGGCGGCATCACGACCATGGACCACCGGCTCACCCGCGACTGCTCGATCACCACGGGCGACCCGAACAGCATGGACGCGTGGGATCCCTCGACCGAGTGGAACGGGACCGCGTGGGACGTGACCACCGGCTTCGACGGGCTCGGCAACCGAGACGAGTGCCCGTAG
- a CDS encoding cold-shock protein — translation MAVGTVKWFNNAKGWGFIRQDSGPDVFVHYSQIHGEGFRTLREGQEVQFELRDGPKGPLAEQVSKLQVEA, via the coding sequence ATGGCAGTCGGTACCGTCAAGTGGTTCAACAACGCCAAGGGCTGGGGTTTCATCCGGCAGGACAGTGGACCTGACGTATTCGTGCACTACTCGCAGATTCATGGCGAGGGGTTCCGCACGTTGCGTGAGGGGCAAGAAGTGCAGTTCGAGCTGCGCGATGGCCCCAAGGGTCCGCTGGCCGAGCAGGTCTCGAAGCTACAAGTCGAAGCCTGA
- a CDS encoding PilZ domain-containing protein yields the protein MRSIANLLPTGPVDDWTHRGARRRATRYPIHASVRVRDEGLAGVVLNASAGGMRVALDGMVAAGDALDLELEFPEARTGHERAEVVWARTLPDGCLAGLRFV from the coding sequence ATGCGCAGCATCGCCAACCTCCTCCCCACCGGACCGGTCGACGACTGGACACATCGGGGCGCGCGTCGGCGCGCGACGCGTTACCCCATCCACGCCAGCGTGCGGGTGCGGGACGAGGGCCTCGCGGGCGTCGTGCTCAACGCGAGCGCGGGCGGGATGCGCGTGGCCCTCGACGGCATGGTCGCGGCGGGGGACGCGCTGGACCTCGAGCTGGAGTTCCCCGAGGCGCGGACCGGGCACGAGCGCGCCGAGGTGGTCTGGGCCCGCACCCTGCCGGACGGCTGCCTGGCCGGGCTGCGCTTCGTCTGA
- a CDS encoding aspartate 1-decarboxylase encodes MKRRMFLGKIHRARITHADLHYEGSVTIDGILLDAAGMLEHEEVHVWNVTRGTRLVTYTLRGPEGSGVICINGAAAHGNAPGDTVILATFGEMDDAEARAWQPKVVFVDEDNAVREVESERAGPAMPRHLPDAARVPS; translated from the coding sequence ATGAAGCGAAGGATGTTCCTGGGGAAGATCCACCGGGCACGGATCACTCACGCCGACCTCCACTACGAGGGCAGCGTGACGATCGACGGGATCCTGCTGGACGCGGCCGGCATGCTCGAGCACGAGGAGGTGCACGTCTGGAACGTCACCCGCGGCACCCGCCTCGTCACCTACACCCTCCGCGGCCCCGAGGGCTCGGGGGTGATCTGCATCAACGGCGCCGCCGCCCACGGCAACGCGCCCGGCGACACGGTGATCCTCGCCACCTTCGGCGAGATGGACGACGCAGAGGCCCGCGCCTGGCAGCCCAAGGTCGTCTTCGTCGACGAGGACAACGCCGTCCGCGAGGTCGAGAGCGAGCGCGCCGGCCCCGCCATGCCGCGCCACCTGCCCGACGCGGCCCGCGTCCCGAGCTGA
- a CDS encoding patatin-like phospholipase family protein, giving the protein MADLTETHALDTIVYFGPSFDALSLERLEGARAAEDGSVHYLGRDASGVGARRRVVGIADLPRAVSYVRHRPVDALVVDARGPHLERAERLLEVLFPHGRMGGPLLRRRVLALVDGIDAAHRLGQHGVGGVLSDALSLPEHLEALFASRGHGKIAICLAGGGIEGLLYELGVLRALDSFLEDRAVVDVDLFCGISAGAIVAALLANGVSPEEIFKSLDGEGHRLDPIDRYTLFEPNLAEVGERLWTLTKELARGGNGPRGLISSLTRAVPSAAFSGRRLGQWMEAQLARPGLSDDFRTLRRPLYVGATDQDTSRAVLFGDEQHDHVPVHRAVRASCALVPFYPPVEVDGRRYIDGAFSRTTNMREAAKRGATLCVLIDPLVPVRSAEPGYVHARGGIFGVAQGLKALINGRFDKANHAIAEMHPDVAFHLFRPEADEMRILGGSPMKYFYRREIEEIAYETTCEKIRAALPQLERDFALHGVSFRDPDARNSHLPPPIPSLQPGALGL; this is encoded by the coding sequence GTGGCGGACCTCACGGAGACCCACGCGTTGGACACCATCGTCTACTTCGGGCCGTCCTTCGACGCCCTCTCCCTCGAGCGGTTGGAGGGCGCCCGGGCGGCCGAGGATGGCTCGGTCCACTACCTCGGCCGCGACGCGTCCGGCGTCGGCGCCCGCCGCCGCGTGGTGGGCATCGCCGATCTCCCGCGCGCCGTCAGCTACGTGCGACACCGCCCCGTGGACGCGCTGGTGGTCGACGCGCGCGGCCCCCACCTGGAGCGGGCCGAGCGGTTGCTCGAGGTGCTCTTCCCGCACGGCCGCATGGGCGGCCCGCTGCTGCGCCGCCGGGTCCTCGCGCTCGTGGACGGCATCGACGCGGCGCACCGCCTCGGCCAGCACGGCGTGGGCGGGGTGCTCTCCGACGCGCTGTCCCTCCCCGAGCACCTCGAGGCCCTCTTCGCGAGCCGCGGCCACGGGAAGATCGCGATCTGCCTCGCGGGCGGCGGCATCGAGGGGCTGCTCTACGAGCTGGGCGTGCTGCGCGCGCTCGACAGCTTCCTCGAGGACCGCGCGGTGGTCGACGTGGATCTCTTCTGCGGCATCAGCGCCGGCGCCATCGTGGCCGCGCTCCTCGCCAACGGCGTCAGCCCCGAGGAGATCTTCAAGTCGCTCGACGGGGAAGGGCACCGCCTCGACCCGATCGACCGCTACACGCTCTTCGAGCCGAACCTCGCCGAGGTGGGCGAGCGGCTCTGGACGCTCACGAAGGAGCTCGCCCGCGGCGGAAATGGCCCGCGCGGCCTGATCAGCTCGCTGACCCGCGCGGTCCCGAGCGCGGCCTTCAGCGGCCGCCGCCTCGGCCAGTGGATGGAGGCGCAGCTCGCCCGGCCCGGTCTGAGCGACGACTTCCGCACCCTGCGGCGCCCGCTCTACGTGGGCGCGACCGACCAGGACACCTCCCGCGCGGTGCTCTTCGGTGACGAGCAGCACGACCACGTCCCCGTGCACCGCGCCGTCCGCGCCTCGTGCGCGCTCGTCCCGTTCTACCCGCCGGTCGAGGTCGACGGCCGCCGCTACATCGACGGCGCCTTCTCGCGCACCACCAACATGCGCGAGGCGGCCAAGCGCGGCGCGACGCTCTGCGTGCTGATCGATCCGCTCGTCCCGGTCCGGAGCGCCGAGCCCGGCTACGTGCACGCGCGCGGCGGGATCTTCGGCGTCGCCCAGGGCCTCAAGGCGCTCATCAACGGCCGCTTCGACAAGGCCAACCACGCGATCGCGGAGATGCACCCCGACGTGGCCTTCCACCTCTTCCGGCCCGAGGCGGACGAGATGCGCATCCTCGGCGGCTCGCCCATGAAGTACTTCTATCGGCGCGAGATCGAGGAGATCGCGTACGAGACCACCTGCGAGAAGATCCGCGCCGCCCTCCCGCAGCTCGAGCGCGACTTCGCCCTGCACGGCGTCTCCTTCCGCGATCCCGACGCCCGCAACAGCCACCTCCCGCCGCCGATCCCCTCGCTCCAGCCGGGCGCGCTGGGGCTCTGA
- a CDS encoding helical backbone metal receptor, with amino-acid sequence MSVDALGRPLSLAAPPRRVVSLVPSETESVAALAGLERLVGRTEYCEEPAGQIERVPTVGGTKNVDVAAVIALRPDLVLANKEESSQRDVERLIDAGLPVFVSFPCTVEESLDYVETLARLLHVDAPPRPTLARRQGELRVYAPIWKDPWMTMDGRTYGSDLLSWLGADNVFSDRARRYPLAADVAGAPAADPGARDTRYPRVTAEEIRARGPALVLLPDEPYRFDETHLEEVRSWGVEAALVSGKDLFWYGVRTAGALERLDRALAPHR; translated from the coding sequence GTGTCCGTCGACGCGCTCGGCCGACCGCTCTCGCTCGCCGCGCCGCCGCGCCGGGTGGTCAGCCTGGTGCCGAGCGAGACGGAGAGCGTCGCGGCGCTGGCCGGCCTCGAGCGCCTCGTGGGGCGCACCGAGTACTGCGAGGAGCCCGCGGGGCAGATCGAGCGCGTGCCGACGGTGGGCGGGACGAAGAACGTCGACGTCGCGGCGGTCATCGCGCTGCGCCCCGACCTCGTGCTCGCGAACAAGGAGGAGAGCTCGCAGCGCGACGTGGAGCGGCTGATCGACGCCGGGCTGCCGGTCTTCGTCAGCTTCCCGTGTACCGTCGAGGAGTCGCTCGACTACGTGGAGACCCTCGCGCGGCTCCTCCACGTCGACGCGCCGCCGCGGCCCACGCTCGCGCGACGGCAGGGCGAGTTGCGAGTCTACGCGCCGATCTGGAAGGACCCGTGGATGACCATGGACGGGCGCACCTACGGGAGCGACCTCCTGTCGTGGCTGGGGGCCGACAACGTCTTCTCCGACCGCGCGCGTCGCTACCCGCTCGCGGCGGACGTGGCGGGCGCTCCGGCCGCCGACCCGGGCGCGCGCGACACGCGCTACCCGAGGGTCACCGCCGAGGAGATCCGCGCCCGCGGACCGGCCCTCGTGCTCCTGCCCGACGAGCCCTATCGCTTCGACGAGACGCACCTCGAGGAGGTGCGCAGCTGGGGCGTGGAGGCGGCGCTCGTGTCGGGGAAAGACCTGTTCTGGTACGGCGTCCGCACCGCGGGGGCGCTCGAGCGACTCGACCGCGCGCTCGCCCCGCATCGCTGA
- a CDS encoding dicarboxylate/amino acid:cation symporter, with protein MAGEPLDTVAQLDLAPLRRLTGHLERLVKSHLWLQVVLGMMAGVGAGMLLGPSVGWVDPELASAITSWLALPGRLFIVLIQMIVVPLVFASVIRGLGASDDMRQLKSLGLRAAGFFVLTTAGSIALGLGVAAALRPGRFIDPREAWAMAGADAAPTGTETSELPSLGQLPAVITGVFPTNPLESMVGGQMLQVILFAIVLGVALVSLTPDKSAPLFDLLGSLQEVCMAVVRGAMRLAPIAVFGLMAKLTAQVGLDVLAGLAGYMGTVLLGLLLLSCFYLALVAVVGRMSPLRFLSGAREVLLLAFSTSSSAAVMPLSISTAEDALGVRPSVARFLIPLGATVNMNGTALYQGVATMFLAQVYDVPLTAAGLSLVVVTATAASIGSPATPGVGIVILATVLSGIGIPAAGVALIIGVDRLLDMCRTAANVAGDLTAAVVLDRTLPDATPTAPGLPEAQRAGDAGAS; from the coding sequence CCCTCGACACCGTCGCCCAGCTCGATCTCGCGCCGCTCCGTCGCCTGACCGGACACCTCGAGCGGCTCGTGAAGAGCCATCTCTGGCTCCAGGTCGTGCTCGGCATGATGGCCGGGGTCGGGGCCGGCATGCTCCTCGGACCGAGCGTGGGCTGGGTCGACCCGGAGCTCGCGAGCGCCATCACCAGCTGGCTCGCGCTGCCGGGCCGGCTCTTCATCGTGCTCATCCAGATGATCGTCGTCCCGCTGGTGTTCGCGTCGGTGATCCGCGGCCTCGGAGCCAGCGACGACATGCGGCAGCTGAAGTCGCTCGGCCTGCGCGCGGCGGGGTTCTTCGTGCTCACCACCGCCGGCTCGATCGCGCTCGGGCTCGGGGTGGCGGCGGCGCTCCGGCCCGGGCGCTTCATCGATCCTCGCGAGGCGTGGGCGATGGCGGGGGCTGACGCCGCGCCCACGGGAACGGAGACCTCCGAGCTGCCGTCCCTCGGTCAGCTCCCCGCCGTGATCACCGGCGTGTTCCCCACGAACCCGCTCGAGTCGATGGTCGGCGGGCAGATGCTGCAGGTGATCCTCTTCGCGATCGTGCTCGGCGTCGCGCTCGTGTCGCTGACACCCGACAAGTCCGCGCCGCTGTTCGATCTCCTCGGCTCGCTGCAGGAGGTCTGCATGGCGGTGGTGCGCGGGGCCATGCGCCTGGCGCCGATCGCGGTGTTCGGCCTGATGGCGAAGCTCACCGCGCAGGTGGGGCTCGACGTGCTCGCCGGGCTCGCCGGCTACATGGGCACGGTGCTGCTGGGCCTGCTGCTCCTGTCGTGCTTCTACCTCGCGCTCGTGGCCGTGGTGGGACGCATGTCGCCGCTCCGCTTCCTGAGCGGCGCGCGCGAGGTGCTCTTGCTCGCCTTCAGCACGTCGAGCTCCGCCGCGGTGATGCCGCTCAGCATCTCGACGGCCGAGGACGCGCTCGGCGTGCGCCCGTCGGTGGCGCGCTTCCTCATCCCGCTCGGCGCGACCGTGAACATGAACGGCACCGCGCTCTACCAGGGCGTGGCCACGATGTTCCTCGCCCAGGTCTACGACGTGCCGCTGACCGCGGCCGGCCTCTCGCTGGTGGTGGTCACCGCGACCGCGGCCTCGATCGGCTCTCCGGCCACGCCCGGGGTCGGCATCGTGATCCTCGCCACGGTGCTGTCGGGCATCGGCATCCCGGCGGCGGGCGTCGCGCTGATCATCGGCGTCGACCGCCTGCTCGACATGTGCCGGACGGCCGCGAACGTCGCGGGCGATCTGACGGCCGCGGTGGTGCTGGACCGCACGCTGCCGGACGCCACCCCGACCGCGCCCGGCCTGCCCGAGGCGCAGCGCGCGGGCGACGCCGGGGCGTCCTGA